The region AACTCCCTTTAAATAGTCTGGTGCTTTGGGAACTTGTGTAATTTTTGTCATCTCCAATATATTCAACACCTTACCTACATGGGCAGCAAACTCCTCATCACCTAGCTTAAATGTGAGATATGAGTTAATTTTTGAAGTCTTTTCTTGTTCCATATTCTAGCCTCCTAAAAAATCTTTATTTTACGTTAATTGCTTGAATTTTTGCGAAATCTTTAATTATTTTATTGGTATCCATTACCAATGCCACAGTTCCATCGCCTAAAATAGTGGCTCCTGAGAAGATATCATGGCTCTTGTAGTGTTTGCCTAACGGTTTCAAAACAGCCTGATATTCGCCTATTACAAAGTCAACAACCATTCCTACACTATAATCCTCAAAATTGACAACAACAACCTGCTCTAGTTCCTCATCGCTTTGACTCAAATGGAATTCTTTTCGTAAACTAAAGAAAGGAATTTGTTTACCATCAAGTGTAACAAGGTTATTGAATGATGAGTAGATTTTTGCTTTTTCAACAGCGTATATTTTATCGATTGCAGCAAGAGGTATAACATAAGCAGATTTATTAATGCTTACCAAGAGACCATCAATAATAGATAGGGTTAATGGTAACTTAATGGTAATTGTTGTTCCAACATTAACTTCAGAGTCAATCTCAACTTCACCCCGAATTTCTGCAATTTTTTTCTTAACAACATCCATTCCTACACCGCGTCCCGATACATCGGTAACCTTCTTGGCCGTTGAAAAACCTGGTAGAAATACTAAATCCAGAATTTCCTTTTTACTTAACTTCCTCTCAGGAGTGATTATTCCCTTAAGTATGGCCTTTTCCCGAATAACCTCCGGGTCAATTCCTGCGCCATCATCGCTAACCTGAATAATCACATTGGCTCCGGAATAGAACGCCTTTAATACTATTTTTCCTTTTGATGATTTCCCTAGCGCTAATCGTGCACTAACTTCCTCAATACCATGATCCATGCTATTTCTAAGGATATGCATTAGCGGATCGGAAAGATTCTCAATAATTGTTTTATCCAATTCTGTTTCTGACCCCTCGGTAATAAACTCAACTTCTTTCTTTAATTCCATCGATAAATCGCGAACTAACCGTTGGAATCGTCCAAAAAGATTTTCGATCGGAATAAGTACAATGCTAAATGCTATGTCGCGCAACTGACGCGATAATTTTTGAACATTCTCTACAATCGGTCCCAAACCAGGAATGTTATTTTCCTCGGCAAATAGGCTTAAACGTGCCTGTGTTGTCACTAATTCCGAAACTAAATTCATTAAACTATCCAGTTTGTCGGATGACACACGAATGCTTGCAGTAGATTTATCCTTGTATCCTATTCGTTCGCGCTTTACAACTTCCGATTTTTGCTTATTATAGCGAGAAACAGCCTGATTAGCAATTCGTTGAACTGTTACAAATCCGATATCTTTCTGAACATTTGCCAATTGTGAGATTTCTTCAAAAAACTTGGCATCAGCTAATAAATTAATGTCAGCCACCTTTTGAATATCAAGATTAGATTCGGTTTCCACAAAAATGAACACATCACTTATTGCATTAACTTCGTGTTCCGTTGCAACAATGGCCTCCCAGTAGGTATAGCAAAAATCCGGATTGATCTTATCAAAAAGAGGAACTCTGTTAAAATGCGCAAATACTTTTGTTTGGCCTAATGTGGATAACTCATCGAGCAGATAAAGAGGATTTGTACCATTTCGGAATATGTCATTCCGGGGCTCAAACATTACATAGTATGTATGAATAATTGCATCGGATTTGTGTTCAACTATTTGCGCAGGTTGTTCCTCGTTATGTTTTGTAGGATTTACCAATTGGTCAATTTTAGCAATTAACCCGTTATGCGTGGTTAGGAAGTCCGGATCGTCGTAGTTTTCCTCATCGAGCATTGCTTTCAGATGATCAACTGACGATAGTGTAACATTAAGAACCTGGGCGGTTAACGGTAGTTGGTTGTTTCGGATAAGATCGTAAACCGTTTCGAGGTTATGCGTAAACTTATCAATCAAATCGAAACCAAACATGCTGCTATTCCCTTTTAGGGTATGCATTACCCGGAATACCTGCTGAATTAGAGTTGGATCTTCTGGATTCTTTTCCAGTTCGAGCAGGGTTACTTCTAGCTTATCTATAAGCTCGGAAGCCTCCTCAATAAATTTCTTCTTAAAGCTATCCATTATCTTATCACTTTATTGATTGCTGCAATAAGTTTTGCGGGAACAAACGGTTTAATAATCCAACCCGTAGCCCCGGCATCTTTAGCTTCCATTTTTTTGGCTGTTTGCGATTCAGTGGTTAAAAATAGAATTGGAATACGTTCGTAGTTTGAATTTTTCCGAACATTCTTAATAAGTTCTATTCCATCCATTTCGGGCATATGTAAATCTGTAATGATCAAATCAATTACTTGTCCATCAAGAAACTTAAGAGCATCTTTTCCATCTACCCCAATTAAAACTTTGTATCCTTCATTCTCGAGAGTAAAACTGACTACCTCCCGAATACTTTCTGAATCGTCAACAATAAGAATTGTTTTTGCCATATCGTAAAGTATTATATAATTTTAAAACTTCATCTTGATACCGGAATTACTCAAAAGCTTTTGCTGGTCGGGGTGTAGCTCAAATTCCACTTCAGCCTGATTATTGCTTTTAAGTGTAGTCCACACAAACGATTGGAGTAACTGTATTGTTCCAAGATCAATATTATCGGCATCCTTAACTACAATTTTTAAATTACTGCTTTTGTTTAAATATGCCAATAAATCATCCTTTAGCTCCTTAACGCTATTGAGGCTTAAATCACCACTTAAAATTAGTTTTGGGCCATCGGTACCTTTGCTAGCAGCTATTCGGTATCCTTTTTCCTTATTTTTGCTCATGGTTTATACTAAAAAAGTTCTACATCATCATTCTCTGTTTCTTCAATATTATCGAGATTTTCATCATCAGAATTTACTTTTCCAACAATAATAGACTCATGAATTTTATGTTCACTTTCCATAGTGTAAAGGTTTTTCAAAAATTCCATATCCTCAGTATCCTTTTGACTCTCACTACCCTCTATTTCATGAAATGCCTCGTTGAGCATTCTTATTATTTCAATTATTCTAACCTCAAAAAATTCATAGTACTTAATTTGTTTAACCGATCCAACAACTACGTTATCCATCTCCTTGCTTACCTTAAAATTCTCGTGAAGGAGCTTATATATTATTTCATCCTGTTGCTTTAGTTTATCCAGTATGGAAACAATCTTTTCGGCAACATTATCCAAACCTTCAACTTCAAAATGCTTGCTGTCCAAATCCTTACAGACTTTGTCTAATTGACTATTAACATCTGTAAATCGCTGAGTTATAGTTTGGATTTGGTTTGAGGTTTTTTCCACATCCTGTCCCACCTCTTTTATTTGATCCACAATATTACCTTGGGGGTATGCACTCTTTAAGGCATCGATGTTTTCCTTCGGTATAAATGATGTATCGCTTTCGGAAATTATTGAACCGGTTTTTGCAACAGCTGCAAGAATCTGGGATGTTGATGCAACCATTTCACTCAACTCGTTGGCAAATGTTTTCTCAATCAATGGAACACTCTTCAATGGAGCCAGTATACTATCGAGTTTCTGGCTTAAATCGGCAAAGTGAATTTCCTCCTGGTTGAATTGAGACTGCGTAAGTTCTTTACAGAGTATCGAGATATTGGACATATCCTCACTGATGGATCTAAATTTTTCGGTTATTAATTCAATTGCTCGTTGATACTCCTTATTTGCTCTTACTAAAAGTGCTGATTGTATATTGGCCAAATCTCTGATTCTTGATAAGTAATCGAGATGTTGCCCCTCGTTTGAAGGATCAAAATCGGCAAGGTTTTGCAACAACCCCCGATGCGAAGTTTGAACATGCTCTATTTTTTGCCTTATTATATCATGGTATTGCAAATTAGTAATAATGTTAGCAATACTTTCCGATATCTCTGTGGTAATTTTCTTTAATGTTGGCAAGCGGCGACTCACTTCCTGCTGTTTGTCGGCAAAAAGAACAATTGCAGTATGGATTTGATCCAGAATAAGCGTTATCTGTTGGTTTAGCTGAAGATAGTATCGATCCAACCGAATGATTGCA is a window of Tenuifilaceae bacterium CYCD DNA encoding:
- the cheY34H-1 gene encoding response regulator, whose protein sequence is MAKTILIVDDSESIREVVSFTLENEGYKVLIGVDGKDALKFLDGQVIDLIITDLHMPEMDGIELIKNVRKNSNYERIPILFLTTESQTAKKMEAKDAGATGWIIKPFVPAKLIAAINKVIR
- the cheA34H gene encoding chemotaxis protein CheA — translated: MDSFKKKFIEEASELIDKLEVTLLELEKNPEDPTLIQQVFRVMHTLKGNSSMFGFDLIDKFTHNLETVYDLIRNNQLPLTAQVLNVTLSSVDHLKAMLDEENYDDPDFLTTHNGLIAKIDQLVNPTKHNEEQPAQIVEHKSDAIIHTYYVMFEPRNDIFRNGTNPLYLLDELSTLGQTKVFAHFNRVPLFDKINPDFCYTYWEAIVATEHEVNAISDVFIFVETESNLDIQKVADINLLADAKFFEEISQLANVQKDIGFVTVQRIANQAVSRYNKQKSEVVKRERIGYKDKSTASIRVSSDKLDSLMNLVSELVTTQARLSLFAEENNIPGLGPIVENVQKLSRQLRDIAFSIVLIPIENLFGRFQRLVRDLSMELKKEVEFITEGSETELDKTIIENLSDPLMHILRNSMDHGIEEVSARLALGKSSKGKIVLKAFYSGANVIIQVSDDGAGIDPEVIREKAILKGIITPERKLSKKEILDLVFLPGFSTAKKVTDVSGRGVGMDVVKKKIAEIRGEVEIDSEVNVGTTITIKLPLTLSIIDGLLVSINKSAYVIPLAAIDKIYAVEKAKIYSSFNNLVTLDGKQIPFFSLRKEFHLSQSDEELEQVVVVNFEDYSVGMVVDFVIGEYQAVLKPLGKHYKSHDIFSGATILGDGTVALVMDTNKIIKDFAKIQAINVK